The following coding sequences lie in one Populus trichocarpa isolate Nisqually-1 chromosome 14, P.trichocarpa_v4.1, whole genome shotgun sequence genomic window:
- the LOC7491312 gene encoding protein RALF-like 1, whose amino-acid sequence MANSYRYLFLVLLLSALIISSSTVDASEDHNLNWVPTRARGCQGTVAECMGNDEFEMDSEINRRILATSNYISYDALGKNNVPCSQRGASYYNCKTGAEANPYSRGCSAITRCRS is encoded by the coding sequence atggcCAATTCCTACCGCTATCTCTTCCTCGTGTTGCTCCTTTCAGCTCTGATCATCTCTTCATCCACCGTCGATGCGAGTGAAGACCACAACCTCAACTGGGTCCCAACGAGAGCCAGAGGATGCCAAGGAACGGTGGCAGAATGCATGGGAAACGATGAGTTTGAGATGGACTCGGAGATAAACAGGCGCATATTGGCGACTAGCAACTACATAAGCTACGATGCTTTGGGGAAGAACAACGTACCATGTTCCCAGAGAGGTGCATCCTATTACAATTGCAAGACAGGTGCAGAGGCCAACCCTTATAGCCGTGGTTGCAGTGCTATTACTCGCTGCCGTAGTTga
- the LOC7491313 gene encoding glutathione S-transferase F13 isoform X2, whose translation MSTCTSRVLTCLHEKDLDFELVIVDLFAGEHKQPPFLAKNPFGQIPALEDDDLTLFESRAITSYVAERFKETGYDLIRHQNIKEAALVKVWTEVESQQFHPAIAPIIFQFLVAPLQGNLPDQTIIDTNLEKLGKVLDIYEAKLTSTKYLAGDFYSLADLHHLPYAYYLMKTPAASVVNERPHVKAWWEDISSRPAFKKVAEGMNFGEK comes from the exons ATGTCCACTTGCACCTCTCGTGTTCTGACTTGTCTGCATGAGAAGGACTTAGATTTTGAGCTTGTCATAGTTGATCTTTTCGCCGGCGAACACAAGCAGCCTCCTTTCCTAGCCAAAAAT CCCTTTGGTCAGATTCCAGCACTTGAAGATGATGATCTTACTTTATTTG AATCTAGAGCAATCACATCGTACGTTGCTGAAAGATTCAAGGAAACTGGCTACGATCTTATAAGGCACCAAAACATCAAAGAAGCTGCACTGGTGAAGGTTTGGACAGAGGTAGAATCCCAACAATTCCACCCTGCGATAGCACCGATTATCTTTCAATTCTTAGTGGCTCCACTTCAAGGCAATTTACCTGATCAAACAATCATTGACACCAACTTAGAGAAGCTAGGAAAAGTGCTTGACATATATGAAGCTAAGCTGACTAGCACCAAGTACCTTGCTGGAGATTTCTACAGCTTGGCTGACCTTCACCACCTACCTTACGCGTATTATCTCATGAAGACCCCCGCAGCTTCGGTGGTAAATGAGCGCCCGCATGTTAAGGCATGGTGGGAGGACATTTCCTCTAGGCCAGCTTTTAAGAAAGTGGCAGAGGGCATGAATTTTGGTGAGAAATGA
- the LOC7457951 gene encoding LOW QUALITY PROTEIN: pentatricopeptide repeat-containing protein At5g43790 (The sequence of the model RefSeq protein was modified relative to this genomic sequence to represent the inferred CDS: deleted 1 base in 1 codon): MDLRISYTQKGERINHSLLTAVAFLYIDLLKNTSFGAASPAHVMRTFQELSPMINKIINLLNKCASPTHIHQIQSQIILHHLHSNTTLAYHFITASQNFSLLRSSLPLFFTHLHRPHVFICNTLIRAFSRIHDPHIPYSIYIHMHYNSILPNNYTFPFLFKSLSDCRDYLKCQCVHAHVIRLGHLNDIYVQNSLLDVYASCGYMGLCREVFDEMSDRDVVSWTVLIMGYRNAKNYADALIAFEKMQYAGVVPNHVTMVNALGACGSFRAIEMGVWIHDFISRNGWDLDVILGTSLVEMYLKCGRIDEGLNAFRSMKEKNVFTWNVVIQGLGFAKSGQEAVWWFNRMEEEGFEADEVTLANVLNACIHSGLVDMGRQIFSSLINGNYGFSPSLKHYACMIDLLTRAGCLDEAFKLIKEMPFEPSKSIWGSFLTGCRACGNLELSELAAKKLAELESDNGTYFVSLSNLYVEVRRWSYVSKVKEVMKERELEKDFGCTSVESGVWNMIMNC, translated from the exons ATGGATCTCAGAATTTCTTATACGCAAAAGGGTGAAAGAATCAATCACTCACTGTTGACGGCTGTGGCTTTCTTATACATTGATTTGCTGAAGAACACCAGTTTCGGGGCTGCTTCCCCCGCACATGTCATGAGAACATTCCAAGAGCTGAGCCCCATGATAAACAAGATAATCAATCTCCTAAACAAATGTGCTTCTCCAACTCACATCCACCAAATCCAATCCCAAATCATCCTCCATCATCTCCATTCCAACACCACACTTGCCTACCACTTCATTACTGCCTCCCAAAACTTTTCCCTCTTACGCTCATCCTTACCCCTCTTCTTCACCCACCTCCATAGACCCCATGTTTTCATTTGCAACACTCTCATCAGAGCCTTCTCTCGTATCCATGACCCTCACATTCCTTACTCAATTTACATCCACATGCACTACAACTCTATCCTTCCTAATAACTAcaccttcccttttcttttcaagtccTTGTCGGACTGTAGGGACTACCTCAAATGCCAATGTGTTCATGCCCATGTCATAAGATTAGGTCATTTGAATGATATTTATGTCCAGAACTCTTTGCTTGATGTCTATGCTTCGTGCGGTTACATGGGGTTGTGCCGTgaagtgtttgatgaaatgtctGACAGAGATGTTGTGTCGTGGACTGTTTTGATTATGGGGTACAGGAATGCTAAGAATTATGCTGATGCTTTAATTGCGTTTGAGAAAATGCAATATGCGGGCGTGGTGCCTAATCATGTTACTATGGTGAATGCATTGGGTGCGTGTGGGAGTTTTAGAGCGATTGAAATGGGTGTTTGGATACATGATTTTATAAGTAGGAATGGATGGGATTTGGATGTGATTTTGGGAACTTCTTTGGTTGAAATGTATTTGAAATGCGGGAGGATTGATGAAGGGTTGAATGCTTTTAGAAGCATGAAAGAGAAGAATGTTTTTACTTGGAATGTTGTTATTCAAGGGCTAGGTTTTGCTAAAAGCGGGCAGGAAGCTGTTTGGTGGTTCAACAGAATGGAGGAAGAAGGATTCGAGGCGGATGAAGTCACTTTGGCTAACGTGCTTAATGCTTGCATCCACTCAGGGTTGGTTGATATGGGTCGACAGATATTTAGTTCTTTGATCAATGGAAATTATGGATTCTCGCCTAGTCTGAAGCATTATGCATGTATGATTGACCTCTTGACACGCGCCGGTTGTCTTGATGAAGCTTTCAAATTAATCAAAGAAATGCCTTTTGAACCCTCGAAGTCTATCTGGGGATCATTTCTGACTGGTTGTAGAGCTTGTGGAAACTTAGAATTAAGTGAGCTTGCAGCTAAGAAGCTTGCGGAACTGGAGTCAGATAATGGCacttattttgtttct ctatcTAATTTATATGTTGAGGTGAGAAGATGGAGTTATGTTTCAAAAGTGAAGGAGGTAATGAAAGAAAGGGAACTTGAGAAGGACTTTGGTTGTACTTCTGTTGAATCTGGAGTCTGGAACATGATTATGAATTGCTGA
- the LOC7491311 gene encoding heat shock factor-binding protein, whose translation MEGHDSEDPKQSTADMTAFVQHLLQQMQSRFQTMSDSIVSKIDEMGNRIDDLEKSIDELREEMGVEGSPSPLAPSKFKTEEGSA comes from the exons ATG GAAGGACATGATTCCGAGGATCCCAAGCAAAGCACTGCCGACATGACTGCTTTT GTCCAACATCTTCTTCAGCAGATG CAAAGTAGGTTCCAAACAATGTCGGACTCCATTGTTTCGAAGA TTGATGAAATGGGAAACCGCATAGATGACTTGGAGAAAAGCATTGACGAGCTTAGAGAAGAAATGGGAGTTGAGGGTTCTCCATCTCCATTGGCTCCATCCAAGTTTAAGACAGAGGAAGGTTCTGCTTAG
- the LOC7491313 gene encoding glutathione S-transferase F13 isoform X1 produces MALKLYGAPMSTCTSRVLTCLHEKDLDFELVIVDLFAGEHKQPPFLAKNPFGQIPALEDDDLTLFESRAITSYVAERFKETGYDLIRHQNIKEAALVKVWTEVESQQFHPAIAPIIFQFLVAPLQGNLPDQTIIDTNLEKLGKVLDIYEAKLTSTKYLAGDFYSLADLHHLPYAYYLMKTPAASVVNERPHVKAWWEDISSRPAFKKVAEGMNFGEK; encoded by the exons ATGGCGCTTAAGTTGTATGGAGCACCCATGTCCACTTGCACCTCTCGTGTTCTGACTTGTCTGCATGAGAAGGACTTAGATTTTGAGCTTGTCATAGTTGATCTTTTCGCCGGCGAACACAAGCAGCCTCCTTTCCTAGCCAAAAAT CCCTTTGGTCAGATTCCAGCACTTGAAGATGATGATCTTACTTTATTTG AATCTAGAGCAATCACATCGTACGTTGCTGAAAGATTCAAGGAAACTGGCTACGATCTTATAAGGCACCAAAACATCAAAGAAGCTGCACTGGTGAAGGTTTGGACAGAGGTAGAATCCCAACAATTCCACCCTGCGATAGCACCGATTATCTTTCAATTCTTAGTGGCTCCACTTCAAGGCAATTTACCTGATCAAACAATCATTGACACCAACTTAGAGAAGCTAGGAAAAGTGCTTGACATATATGAAGCTAAGCTGACTAGCACCAAGTACCTTGCTGGAGATTTCTACAGCTTGGCTGACCTTCACCACCTACCTTACGCGTATTATCTCATGAAGACCCCCGCAGCTTCGGTGGTAAATGAGCGCCCGCATGTTAAGGCATGGTGGGAGGACATTTCCTCTAGGCCAGCTTTTAAGAAAGTGGCAGAGGGCATGAATTTTGGTGAGAAATGA
- the LOC7457950 gene encoding heavy metal-associated isoprenylated plant protein 36 translates to MATKPAEEALDMLKYQTWFLKVSIHCEGCKKKVKKVLQSIDGVYKTDVDSHRHKVTVTGNVDAQTLIKRLMRSGKHAELWPENYENKEKRSGKSKNNDKQKSPKDVQEVGNDGHHQKSTPAENPETDAKTSSGNGGDDQNSDAESDDAGEESAAPVAAAASGVGSGKNKKKKKKKKRPNGNSNNGANGAESGGVPADTGSSVADLYSAPPMPLMIHSPPQPPVYPYPPMHYPPPPAYGINYRTAYPSASESYYTHPMHDHIHYYQNRYQPPAPPSDPINEYGDDDNETGCSVM, encoded by the exons ATGGCCACAAAACCAGCTGAGGAGGCTTTAGACATGCTAAAATACCAG ACATGGTTCTTGAAAGTTTCAATCCACTGTGAAGGATGCAAGAAGAAAGTTAAGAAAGTTCTTCAAAGCATTGATG GTGTTTACAAGACAGATGTTGATTCTCATCGGCATAAGGTTACTGTAACTGGCAACGTGGACGCACAGACTCTTATCAAGAGACTGATGAGATCAGGAAAACACGCTGAGCTTTGGCCTGAAAACTATGAGAATAAGGAGAAAAGGTCTGGAAAATCGAAGAACAATGACAAGCAGAAGAGCCCAAAAGATGTTCAAGAAGTTGGTAATGATGGCCATCATCAGAAGAGTACTCCAGCTGAAAATCCTGAGACGGACGCAAAAACTAGTAGCGGAAATGGTGGTGATGATCAAAACTCAGATGCTGAAAGTGATGATGCTGGTGAAGAAAGTGCTGCTCCTGTCGCTGCGGCCGCCAGTGGTGTTGGCAGTggtaaaaataagaagaagaagaagaagaagaaaaggccaAACGGCAATTCTAACAATGGCGCCAATGGTGCTGAATCTGGTGGTGTACCGGCTGATACTGGTTCTTCCGTAGCTGATCTTTACTCAGCTCCTCCTATGCCCTTGATGATTCATAGCCCTCCCCAACCGCCTGTATACCCGTATCCGCCAATGCATTACCCACCTCCTCCAGCTTATGGAATAAATTACAGAACAGCATATCCTAGTGCTAGTGAGTCCTATTATACACATCCCATGCACGATCATATTCACTATTACCAGAATAGGTACCAGCCACCAGCTCCACCCTCCGATCCAATCAATGAGTAcggtgatgatgataatgagaCCGGATGTTCAGTGATGTGA